The Vicia villosa cultivar HV-30 ecotype Madison, WI linkage group LG1, Vvil1.0, whole genome shotgun sequence genome includes a region encoding these proteins:
- the LOC131654768 gene encoding uncharacterized protein LOC131654768 yields MNQEKKPTIHISVMFPDLTKMKQIRKELPNKSMKSFVLKYGKILDLLSENVKIDVIAALIQFYDVPLRCFTFQNFQLAPTLEEFDRILGFSKIKKDVYVGIGQTTKVEDLAKALGISYTNFVPNYKTKGKVQGVKGQYLEDMALAFAKEQEWEACEDCLALLIFGLVLFPNDADYVDPATINVFWAVKVLNVDPTPTLLADVYYAINARYEKGRGALRCCVRLLFSWFMSHLYKDDYLIPNLDKHGWVQKLRALNADSILWYARRLDIRKIAYKCGTFPNIPLIGTRGCINYNPSLALRQLGHPLEDKPSEEELKQLLLHDMGKKDPKILQSIIRAWGKVHKKEYSKNNVVAREAYTQWVINRVQINKLPFDIDPTYKSDVPDPLPMSVEEVEELKASLEKAQREKEGLEHDLYDLNYEKNQLQYELKKKEERIQKNNEQVDKERLKRKRATDGFISANFNLDSHNQQIKDVNLENEKLRGWYTPSIERQEDN; encoded by the coding sequence atgaatcaaGAAAAGAAACCGACTATCCATATCAGTGTCATGTTTCCAGATTTGACAAAGATGAAGCAAATTAGGAAGGAATTACCCAACAAGTCCATGAAGAGCTTTGTTCTTAAATACGGAAAAATCCTTGACTTACTTAGTGAGAATGTGAAAATAGATGTTATTGCTGCCCTTATCCAGTTTTATGATGTGCCATTGAGATGttttacttttcaaaactttcaactagcgcctacattggaagaatttgaTAGGATTTTGGGATTCTCCAAAATCAAAAAGGATGTCTATGTGGGAATTGGTCAAACTACTAAGGTTGAGGATTTAGCTAAGGCATTGGGAATATCATATACTAATTTTGTGCCTAATTATAAAACAAAGGGAAAAGTTCAAGGAGTAAAAGGACAATATTTGGAAGATATGGCTCTCGCCTTTGCAAAAGAACAAGAATGGGAGGCTTGTGAGGATTGCTTGGCGTTGTTGATTTTTGGATTGGTTCTGTTTCCAAATGATGCTGATTATGTTGACCCCGCCACCATCAACGTATTTTGGGCTGTAAAAGTGTTGAACGTAGATCCTACTCCAACTTTGCTGGCTGACGTGTATTATGCCATCAATGCACGTTATGAAAAGGGAAGAGGTGCACTACGCTGTTGCGTTCGTTTATTATTTTCTTGGTTCATGTCTCATCTTTATAAGGATGATTATTTGATTCCGAACTTGGATAAACATGGATGGGTTCAAAAATTGAGGGCTCTTAATGCTGACTCTATACTGTGGTATGCTAGAAGGTTGGATATCAGAAAAATTGCTTATAAATGTGGAACATTTCCTAATATACCGTTGATTGGAACAAGGGGGTGTATCAACTATAACCCCTCTTTGGCTTTACGTCAACTTGGGCATCCTTTAGAAGATAAACCTTCCGAAGAAGAGTTGAAACAGTTGTTGCTTCATGACATGGGTAAAAAGGATCCAAAGATACTTCAGAGTATCATTCGAGCTTGGGGCAAAGTGCATAAAAAAGAGTATAGTAAGAATAATGTTGTGGCCAGAGAAGCCTATACTCAGTGGGTTATAAACAGGGTCCAAATCAACAAGTTACCATTTGATATTGATCCGACGTATAAGTCAGATGTACCAGACCCGCTTCCTATGTCAGTGGAAGAAGTGGAAGAACTAAAGGCCTCCCTTGAAAAAGCTCAGAGAGAAAAAGAAGGGCTAGAGCATGATCTCTATGACCTTAATTACGAGAAAAATCAGCTACAATATGAgcttaagaagaaagaagaacgGATTCAAAAAAATAACGAGCAGGTGGACAAAGAGAGGCTCAAAAGGAAGCGGGCAACTGATGGATTCATAAGTGCAAACTTTAACCTCGATTCCCACAATCAACAAATAAAAGATGTTAATCTGGAGAATGAAAAACTAAGGGGTTGGTATACCCCAAGCATTGAAAGACAAGAGGACAATTGA
- the LOC131654481 gene encoding SCF E3 ubiquitin ligase complex F-box protein grrA-like, whose amino-acid sequence MDPTDQNTQEQEQPCSPALRKRLLEQEDDTDAYNLGALPQEVYDTAKRIKTHDFLAGFDQPKREIINISSDEEAQHESEDRESESDVSNRIAARTLPLFPTSLQEEYSKNIARRYAARIHNASENKNNDAVNNVADKIDDNNGVKDEVDDDDDSPTPFSEAIKAIQERAERNKKREIVEEPPLWIPKRSGKDLVRRRSYVPSLQELSLNILAKHSDAIASLDCVCDELRHRLSNLLCDSRKMNCHFLELLLTDVPTQIRLKDCSWLTEEEFTKYFGTLVTSEIEVLQLDKCGRFMTEYTLPATLAKSPNSLCKLTTLSLTGACRLTNEGLRLLVSSATEIRSINLSQCSLLTYASLDILADSLGSVLKELYIDDCILIDVALILPALKRFKRLEVLSLAGVPTVSDKFIMSYFTACGHNIKELVLRDCVNLTDASMRVIAKHCPGLRVLDIMNLGKLTDLSIGYLANSCQGLRTLKLHRNPFSDEAISVFLELAGKTLEELSLNSINKVGLLTSSALTKNGQNLHTLDLSWCRNLSDNEFGLIVDSCLSLRSLKIFGCSQLTEMFFKGHSNSGVRIIGLKLSPLFQQFESCCKL is encoded by the exons ATGGACCCAACCGATCAAAATACTCAAGAACAAGAACAACCATGTTCTCCTGCTCTTCGCAAGAGATTACTTGAACAGGAAGATGATACTGATGCATATAACCTCGGCGCTTTGCCTCAAGAAGTTTATGATACTGCCAAACGCATCAAAACGCACGATTTTTTAGCCGGTTTCGATCAACCAAAACGCGAAATCATCAATATCTCTAGTGATGAAGAAGCTCAACATGAAAGTGAAGACAGGGAAAGTGAAAGTGATGTTAGTAATCGCATTGCGGCGCGGACTCTGCCATTGTTTCCTACAAGTCTGCAAGAGGAGTATAGCAAGAATATCGCAAGAAGATATGCGGCACGCATTCATAATGCTTCAGAGAATAAAAACAATGATGCTGTGAACAATGTGGCAGATAAAATCGATGATAACAATGGTGTGAAAGAtgaagttgatgatgatgatgattctcCAACTCCGTTCTCCGAAGCAATCAAGGCTATTCAAGAACGCGCCGAGAGAAACAAGAAAAGAGAGATTGTTGAAGAACCTCCTCTATGGATTCCAAAACGAAGCGGAAAGGATTTGGTTAGGAGAAGGTCCTATGTTCCATCGTTGCAAGAACTGTCTCTTAACATTCTTGCCAAGCATTCTGATGCAATTGCTTCGCTCGATTGTGTCTGCGATGAGCTCAGACATAGGCTTAGTAATCTGCTGTGTGATTCTAGAAAGATGAACTGTCACTTTCTTGAACTACTTCTTACTGATGTTCCTACTCAAATTCGGCTTAAAGACTGTTCCTGGTTGACAGAAGAAGAATTTACTAAGTATTTCGGAACTTTGGTCACTTCTGAAATCGAG GTGCTGCAACTTGACAAGTGTGGAAGATTTATGACTGAATATACATTACCTGCTACATTGGCAAAGTCACCAAACTCCTTGTGTAAATTAACCACTCTATCGCTTACTGGTGCATGTCGTCTTACGAATGAAGGATTGCGGTTACTGGTTTCGTCTGCAACGGAAATTAGATCCATAAACCTAAGCCAGTGTTCACTTCTCACTTATGCTAGTCTTGACATTTTGGCTGATTCATTAGGATCGGTTTTGAAAGAGTTGTATATTGATGATTGCATACTCATTGATGTTGCGCTGATTTTGCCCGCCTTGAAGCGATTTAAGCGATTAGAAGTTTTGTCACTAGCTGGTGTTCCAACTGTTTCTGATAAGTTTATCATGAGTTACTTCACCGCGTGCGGTCATAACATCAAGGAACTTGTTTTAAGGGACTGCGT AAATTTGACTGATGCATCGATGAGAGTCATTGCTAAACATTGTCCTGGTTTACGTGTGCTTGATATTATGAACTTGGGGAAACTGACAGATTTATCCATCGGATATCTTGCAAATAGTTGTCAAGGATTGCGTACATTGAAGCTCCATCGCAATCCATTCAG CGATGAAGCAATTTCGGTATTTTTGGAGTTAGCTGGCAAAACCTTGGAAGAGCTTTCACTTAATAGCATTAACAAG GTTGGCCTATTGACATCCTCAGCACTTACAAAGAATGGCCAAAATTTGCATACCTTGGATCTATCATGGTGTCGAAATCTGTCTGACAATGAGTTCGGTTTAATTGTTGATAGCTGCTTGTCGCTGAGGTCACTTAAAATATTCGGATGCTCGCAG TTAACAGAGATGTTTTTCAAAGGACACTCGAACTCAGGGGTTCGGATCATTGGATTGAAGTTGAGTCCTTTATTTCAGCAATTCGAGTCTTGCTGTAAACTTTGa